From the Musa acuminata AAA Group cultivar baxijiao chromosome BXJ3-1, Cavendish_Baxijiao_AAA, whole genome shotgun sequence genome, the window AAACTTAAATTAGCTAACTAATatatgtgtttaggaagaattaaaattaaaataggaaagactcataatattttagaTACTACTTAAGgtggataataataaaagaaagttaaacataaatcatctgagtttataaatactatacaaatttataaaataaaattttaatagtaAAATGCTACTTTTGTAATAAGAAAGATAATACGAAGAAGGAATATAAGGTTTTAGTTCAAAAGGAAAGGTTTTAGTCcaataataaagatttattttaatataaaaataaaaaatatatataatattcatcaTTAAagagaatcatcttaaagtgaaaatAATAGTAATTGTTACTTATCTTTTACACTTAGAAATGATTTATTTAATGGATCTTAAATATGTATGTTATGATAATGGATCTTAAATATGCGATATATATTTAAGTGaacattataattaatattcttattaaaattatttatttttattatattttttatattatggtTAGGTATGATAATAAGATTATCATAAATTATATggataattttgaattatattaTGAAGGACTAATAATATTGTGGTACATATAAGGAAGTATGACGTTAATGACATACAATTGTTATGACTCATATTAGTAGTCAaatttaatatgatattattatatttattagacttattagcctattttataaaatttatacatataaaatatttttaaaaattttataatctaattaaataaaattatttttaaataattttattttatttattttgattttaaatttttttatatcttatcaattaataagccaagtgagagaatattagattatatagTCCAATTATAATAGAAagaaagatatattatagatatgattggattatgATTACGGTTATCAAGTAATAGAAAGAAAGTCCAGTCATAATAGgattttttaagagattatttTGATAGGAGAAACTTTTCTAATTACTTATCTTAGAACCTATAAATAAATAGAACCTTCAGAACTCAATaggatatgatatgatatatgatgtgATGTTATTGAGAGATTATGTAACTTTTCTCATCTCTTTTTAATTACACGATGTcattaaaagattatatatcttctATTATCTTTTTTAATCCTAATTCATTGCTAATAACATTTTTATAAAGAATAAGAATAGAGAAGAACGTTAGTCTAGTTCTTCTTGTATATCgatattatgataatttttaaatcTGTATATTAGATAAAGACTTTCTAAGTAATATTGAAAGACACATATCGTAAatttaatctattattatttaattttaattttaatattaaaaaatttatataataggAGCATAATATAGCATCCTGGTCCGTGCAAATGCAGAGTATCAGCTATAGCGAATTTAGCAGCAGTACTACTGTAAAGTTGTTTGCAGAAATCAAATCTATGAAAACAATACCATCATCTCTTCAGTGGGAGAGGCACTTCAGCTTCAATGGGAAGGGCACTTCTGGTGCCTGTGGATAGTGAGGCTTATAGCCTCACAGTTTAGGCCTCTCTGAAAATCTAAGTGCTTATGATGCAGGGCATCAAGTGTTGCACATCTTAGCTCAGATGCCtttatatgagagagagagagatgtgtcaACATTGCTGTATTTTGGTGACAACATTGCTGAATCTCCCTTCTAAAACTTGAGTGAggacttattatcaaagatttTGGTATCTCCTTCATCATACTCCTGCCACCATCTTTCAATCAAATTGCTTTGTTATTAGAGCTATCAAAACTTACTGTCACACTCACTCATCCAGTGTCACTTGCAGAATCATTTTTCCTTCAGTCTTACATGTGTTGTCAGGAGAAGGTATCAATTTAGTCTCTATTTGTTTCCTTGCTCGAATGATTGAGGGTTGTAATCATGCTTGAAGTACTGTCCTGTATCACTATGATGATGCACCTCCAAGAAAATTTACAGCGTCTGGATTTATCAACCTTGGTAAAGTATGTATCAGGCTGGAACATGATATAAGTTAACTTTCTGTACATCACTTATTAAGCACACTGTAATGTTGGTTTAATGTTGATTGTCAGGTGGGTAAGGAGAGTTTTATATCTTCACCCTTCTTGTGTCTTTATAGTGGTTGTTTGAGCTCAGCCAAGGAGTTGAAGTAATGAGAATGTCTGAACAGTGTTAAGTAATTCAGTATAAGCTCAAATTACTGTGGAACTATCAAAGTAATTGCAAATTGTGTATGGTGAGAAGAAATAATTACAACTTCAAATatgagatctctctctctctctctctctctctctctccatatataTCACAGTGATGTGAAATTGCAAGTTTCGCAAGGGTTCTCTGTGTTCTTTAGTTATCATTGGCATTTTTGTGTAACTTAGTTTCCATAATAGTTTTATtgatatttgccattgatatattgAATAATTTCTGCTAATTGACATTTGTTTCTTGATCACACTTGCAATGAGATCTAACGTGCAGATCCATAGTGGCGAATTTAGTACATCTGCACTTTTCTGTgcctatatatagatagatataccTTCCACCCTGATGAGTAAATCCAAATTATAATCCAACAACATATGTTTCTTATGCCACCTCCATCGACCGTCATGGATATTACTTTCCATCGGAACAGCCTCATCCATCTTCTCTCTCAGGTTAACCCCTTCTGGATCCAATTCTTTTACTTCCTCTCTTCCTCTATCACCGGCTTCCTCCTCCTCAAGCTACTGCCTACGAGAGACGCGACGAGTAGGCCCACCAACGTCGACCTGCTCTTCATGTCCGTGTCGGCCAACACGGTCTCAAGCATGGACACCATGGAGATGGAGGTGTTCTCCAACTACCAGCTCGCAGTACTGACTCTTCTGATGGTGATCGGGGGAGAGGTGTTCATCTCCATGCTTAGTGTTCACTTCACCAAGATCAACTCCCAGATGAGGGATTCTGCACTGGATGCAGCCGGCACGGAACTCGCTACTCTCTCTGATCAAAGCCGGAGCTCGAACTTGAAATTTAGCTCTAGAAAGCACCTGTTCTTCGTGGTGTTGGGTTATCTCTTAGTAGGCCATGTGGCTGGTTTCTTACTCATCCTTGTTTACCTGAGACTTGTCCCGGAAGCCGGAGCTGTGCTTGAGAGAAAGGGTATCAACGCGTCCCTGTTCTCCATCTTCATCACCGTCTCTACCTTCGCCAACTGCGGCTTCGTGCCCACCAATGAGAACATGGTTGTCTTCAGGACTTACTCCGGCCTCCTATTGATACTTACAGTGCAGGTACTCGTCGGAAACACGTTGTACGCCTCGTGCCTATGGGCGGTCATCTGGTTGTTGAAGAAGCTCACCAAGCGGCGGGAGTATGATTACCTGCTAACTAACTACGGGGAGATGGAGTGCAATCACTTGCTTCCTGGCTCTCACTCactgtacttggctctcaccgtgGCTGGGCTTGTGCTAGTGCAGTTCGGACTGTTCTGCTGTATGGAGTGGACGTCTGAGATCTTGAGTGGGCTGAGCACGTATCAGAAGGTCGTCGGCGTCGTCTTCCAGTGCGTGAACTCACGCTATGCCGGAGAAACCATCGTTGACCTCGCTGCTGTTGCTCCGGCCATCTTGGTGCTGTTTGTGGTGATGATGTACGGACAGTGCTCTTCGTGGCTTCTTTAGTAAACTTAGCCATAAGTTGACAGAGACCTCCGCATAAACAACATTATGTGGTAGAGCCCACTTCGTGAGGTGACATCTTCAAAGAACATCACATGCAACAGCACCCCCATGGCCAACAGATGGGACCAACACACAGTCTCTATTGCACACGCACTCTTTTCACATCTTTCCGTGCAGCAGTAGTGCATATTGGCCAATCCCACTTGTCGCACAAATATGCTAACGAATTGATAATATGCATGTGTTACAGGTATATTCCTCCATATACATGTTTTCTTCCTAGAAAAGGTGATAAGCAGCTGCTCAAGGGCAGGGAAAGAAGCAGGAAGAAGCAAGGCCTGAGTTTGATCTTCTCGCCACTGTCTTATATTGCCATTTTtaccatcattgcatgcatcacagAGAGGAGGCAGATCTCTGAAGACCCGATAAACTTCAGTGTCCTCAACATTGTTGTTGAGGTTGTAAGGTACGTGCCTTCTTCACAACTTTATTccccttgagagagagagagagagagagagagagagaagtggaaCTTTGATGTCCACTTCAGCAGAATCTGTCTTCAGTTATCTGCTCTATCATGCAGCTCAAACTCAACACCAAGATTGGATCGCAGGGTCTCAGCTGAAAACATCGGGCCAAAAGCGGCCATGGCTTTTCTCATAAAGCTCTACGGAGTAGCTCTTTTTATTCATAGCTCTCTTTTGGAGTGCTTGTTTCATTGAATCccttttattctctctctctctctctctctctcgtggacTTCCTCTGATTTAATCGGATACCTGTTATCATGCATTAGTGTCATCTACTGCCCTAAAATAACGCAGTGCAAACTTGTGGCAGTGCATATGGAACGGTTGGGTTCACAACGGGGTACAGCTGCAAGCGGCAAGTGAAGGCGGACGTGCACTGCAAAGACGTGTCGGCTGGGTTCTCAGCGAAATGGAGCAGCAAAGGGAAACTTGTGCTCATCGTTGTCATGTTATTCGGCAGGTTGAAAAGGTTCAGCATGAGAGGTGGCAAACATTGGAAATTTATATAAGTCTAATCCATGCATGGAAGGATTAAGTATTGACTACATAGATCTTATTATTGTTAGTAAAGACAACAGCTATATAGATCAATTGTCTCTTTATTTTAAGGTGTATTAGTCATTTGGTTTAGTGTTTTGGACATCTTCtaagagccttttttttttttttgtaagagtTGGCCGATATTTGTAGAAATCCGAATAATATTCTCTAAGGACTAgaaatataaatatgaaaaagaaaaaaagtttattttataaatatcctTTATGTCATAAGGTATTGAGGAGGGAGTCATAGAAGAAAAATACTTTCAATTCTCTTATAGTTCCTCTATTAGATCTAAGGAGAAATATGAGAGTAAGTTGTTggactgatggcccatattcagcccacagcccacaccccctcttaacctaaccctaattaagattaggggggtgtggtggctgcgttttagaggcagattaaagctataaaaaggcagcaacgaggcagatctttatagccacgagattccaaagagaagaaggagaacaaggcagaaaaggaagagaaagaaagggaagaagacaaggacaacgcagagagactgttcacaatcatctagtagtgttctcatctcaggttagatcaaatccacagtaggctcttgctgtgattacttgggaggttttagatattgtgggcagtgacgtgatccttgtatcccagttattctcttgtggttgttgctagggttttgggcaagagattgagatttgtatattcattattctcatagtggattatctctagtttgccccgtggtttttacccttcacattgaaggggttttccacgtatatcttggtgttctgtttgattgtgtttccattttattccgctgcatattttggtcttctagtatttgttcatatacaaaggatattcctatttatatccccatcaactggtatcagagcgggattttagtgatttaattttttgtatttgaacatggaggccagtaatatttctcgcatgattagtttgaatggaaataattggatgatatggaaaccaagaatggaagatctcttgtattgcaaagatttgtatgacctttgcagggggatagtgcaaaacctacaactatgacagatgatgagtggaagaggttagatcgaaaaacaattgggtttattagacagtggcttgatgatagtgtctttcaccatgtttctactgaaatttctgcatattctctttggaaaaaattggaaagtctctatgaaagaaaaacaactggcaacaaagcttttttgatcagaaaacttgtgaacctaaaatatagagagggtgcttctattgctaagcatttgaatgaaatgcagagtattactaaccagttatcctctatgagaatgtctcttgatgatgagttgcaggcattgttacttctcagttcattaccagaaagttgggagacactggtggtttcccttagtaattctacgtcagatggtattgtcactatgagtcaagtaacaagcagtttgttgaatgaggatttgaagaagaaggcaccagccaagacttctgcagaaggattagcagattgtgacccagttattcctccaatatatcagggtgatgggggagatgtgcaggaaaatagtgtagagcctgatgttgatttacctgcaggacatgttgagcaagaagaagtaggagagcaagttcccgcagaacctcagttgagaagatcttctagacaacgtcaaccttccagaagatactctacagatgagtatgtgatgcttactgatgcagatgaactagagagttaccaagaagcaattgagagtgagcagaaagagaagtggttaattgctatgcaggaagagatggatgctcttcagaaaaaccacacttatgatttggtgctgctaccaaatggaatgaaggccttgaagaacaagtgggtttttaggttgaagactcaagaatattgttctcaactaaagtacaaagctagattggttgtgaaaggctttggtcaaaagaaaggtattgactctgaagagatattttctcctgttgttaaaatgtcttctactcgtgttgctcttggtattgctgctagccaggacttggaggttgagcagttagatgtgaagacagctttccttcatggtgatttggaggaggaaatttatatggagcaaccagaagacttcaaagtcaaaggtaaagataattttgtctgcaagttgaagaagagcttgtatgggctaaagcaagttccaagacagtggtacagaaagtttgattcatttatgacagaaaatggatataaaagaacgGCTTAAGATCATtgtgtatacatcaaatggtttggtgaggattttattattctcttacttaatgttgatgacatgcttattcttgggaaagatatgtctaaaattgataggttgaagaaggaactgagtgagtcttttgcaatgaaggacatggggctagcaaagcaaatactaggcatgcagatttctcgtgacaggaaaaataagaagatttggttgtcacaggagaaatacatcgagaaggtattggaaagattcagtatgagcaatgctaagccagttggttctcctcttgcaggtcacttcaagttgtgctcagaacagagtccgtcaagtgatgaggagaaggagaaaatgcaaaaggttccttatgcttcagcagttggaagtttaatgtatgcaatggtatgtacgaggccagacatcgcatatgcagtgggtgttactaacagatttcttgtaaatccaggcaaagagcactgggcagcagtgaagtggatttttagatatctcagagggagctctaaggtttgtttaagctttggaggtggaccacctgtgttaacaggttacacagatgcagatatggcaagagatatagatacgaggaagtctacttcaggttatgtacttacttttgcagggggagctatgtcatggcaatccaggttacaaaggtgtattgctctctccaccacagaagcagaatatattgctgctatagaggtatgcaaagaaatgttatggatgaaagaattcttacaagaattggggctgaaataggaaaattatgtggtgcattgtgatagccagagtgtcatccatttgtgtaagaacccaatgtttcattccaagtcaaagcatatagatgtcagataccactggattcgaaatgtatttgaagagaagcagttgcagcttcagaaaattcatacagatgacaacggagcagacatattgacgaagaccttaccaaaagaaagacaggagatatgccgacagttggtcggcatgacttcacattgaggagtcatgggacaacctcccttatgggctgaagggggaggttgttgggctgatggcccatattcagcccatgtgggctttatcagcccacatcccacaccccctcttaacctaaccctaattaagattagg encodes:
- the LOC135628124 gene encoding sodium transporter HKT1-like, which gives rise to MFLMPPPSTVMDITFHRNSLIHLLSQVNPFWIQFFYFLSSSITGFLLLKLLPTRDATSRPTNVDLLFMSVSANTVSSMDTMEMEVFSNYQLAVLTLLMVIGGEVFISMLSVHFTKINSQMRDSALDAAGTELATLSDQSRSSNLKFSSRKHLFFVVLGYLLVGHVAGFLLILVYLRLVPEAGAVLERKGINASLFSIFITVSTFANCGFVPTNENMVVFRTYSGLLLILTVQVLVGNTLYASCLWAVIWLLKKLTKRREYDYLLTNYGEMECNHLLPGSHSLYLALTVAGLVLVQFGLFCCMEWTSEILSGLSTYQKVVGVVFQCVNSRYAGETIVDLAAVAPAILVLFVVMMYIPPYTCFLPRKGDKQLLKGRERSRKKQGLSLIFSPLSYIAIFTIIACITERRQISEDPINFSVLNIVVEVVSSNSTPRLDRRVSAENIGPKAAMAFLIKLYGCIWNGWVHNGVQLQAASEGGRALQRRVGWVLSEMEQQRETCAHRCHVIRQVEKVQHERWQTLEIYISLIHAWKD